The following are encoded in a window of Choloepus didactylus isolate mChoDid1 chromosome 17, mChoDid1.pri, whole genome shotgun sequence genomic DNA:
- the FAM136A gene encoding protein FAM136A isoform X2, whose translation MFRCSASCCEDSQASMQQVHQCIERCHAPLAQAQALVTSELEKFQDRLARCTMHCNDKAKDSMDAGSKELQVKRQLESCVTKCVDDHMHLIPSMTKKMKESLSSMGK comes from the exons ATGTTCCGGTGCAGCGCCAGCTGTTGTGAGGACAGCCAGGCATCCATGCAGCAGGTGCATCAGTGCATTGAGCGCTGCCATGCGCCTCTGGCTCAGGCCCAGGCCCTGGTGACCAGCGAGTTGGAGAAATTCCAG GATCGCCTGGCCCGGTGCACCATGCATTGCAATGACAAAGCCAAAGACTCGATGGATGCAGGGAGTAAGGAGCTTCAGGTGAAGCGGCAGCTGGAGAGCTGTGTGACCAAGTGTGTGGATGACCACATGCACCTCATCCCATCCATGACCAAGAAGATGAAGGAGTCTCTGTCATCCATGGGGAAATGA
- the SNRPG gene encoding small nuclear ribonucleoprotein G, giving the protein MSKAHPPELKKFMDKKLSLKLNGGRHVQGILRGFDPFMNLVIDECVEMATSGQQNNIGMVVIRGNSIIMLEALERV; this is encoded by the exons ATGAGCAAGGCTCATCCGCCAGAGTTGAAAAA ATTTATGGACAAGAAGTTATcgt TGAAATTAAATGGTGGCAGACATGTCCAAGGAATATTGCGGGGATTTGATCCCTTCATGAATCTTGTGATCGATGAATGTGTAGAGATGGCAACTAGTGGGCAACAGAACAATATTGGAATGGTG GTAATACGAGGAAATAGTATCATCATGTTAGAAGCCTTGGAACGAGTATAA
- the FAM136A gene encoding protein FAM136A isoform X1: MAELQQLRVQEAVDSMVKSLERENIRKMQGIMFRCSASCCEDSQASMQQVHQCIERCHAPLAQAQALVTSELEKFQDRLARCTMHCNDKAKDSMDAGSKELQVKRQLESCVTKCVDDHMHLIPSMTKKMKESLSSMGK; the protein is encoded by the exons ATGGCGGAGCTGCAGCAGCTCCGCGTGCAGGAGGCGGTGGACTCCATGGTGAAGAGTCTGGAGAGAGAGAACATCCGGAAGATGCAG GGCATCATGTTCCGGTGCAGCGCCAGCTGTTGTGAGGACAGCCAGGCATCCATGCAGCAGGTGCATCAGTGCATTGAGCGCTGCCATGCGCCTCTGGCTCAGGCCCAGGCCCTGGTGACCAGCGAGTTGGAGAAATTCCAG GATCGCCTGGCCCGGTGCACCATGCATTGCAATGACAAAGCCAAAGACTCGATGGATGCAGGGAGTAAGGAGCTTCAGGTGAAGCGGCAGCTGGAGAGCTGTGTGACCAAGTGTGTGGATGACCACATGCACCTCATCCCATCCATGACCAAGAAGATGAAGGAGTCTCTGTCATCCATGGGGAAATGA